The stretch of DNA GGACAAAAAAATAAAATCTTTCCGTCGGGAGAAATCGCTATACCATCAGACGCCAATCTAAATGGAGAAGTTGAGCCATCTTTATTTCGATTCATCAAAATTTTGCCTTCTACTTTCGGTAAAAGATAGGGATCGGGTGAAGTTGAATTTGCTCCATTTAACCGTCTAAACGCGTCTCCATTATCCAAATCTACGACGATAATAGCTCCGGGCCCTTTGGAAGAAGAATCAGTTATATATGCATAACCGGCTTTTCCAACACGAAAATCAAATCGGACATCATTCAGATAAGTTGTTGGCAGGACAATATCTTCTGTAAAAGTATATACTCTTCTTATTGTATTGGTTTTTAAATCAACAGCGACTAATTTTGCCCCCCCTTTAATAGGTTCAGAAAAGTTTGGTGCCGCTGTATCTAATACCCAAAGCGTTCCCCGGCCATCAGCAACTACACTTTGGACACTGATGAAAGACATTGTAATATTCCCGAGGTTAACCATATTGGTTTCTAAACTAGGGTATGGCTGCAATTTATCCTCAACAATTTCCGCCACCGTAAATTTAACGTTGTCTCCCCATTTCGGAAAGCAAATAAAAATACGACCGGTTTCTGAAACACTAACACCTGTAGGCATAGCTCCATAAAAGGCATAAACCAGTTCCAACTTACCGAAATATTTTTCAAAAGGTAATATAGGTTGCATGATATCCTCCTTAACAAATTCGAACGGGATATCATCTATGTATGGTTAAAATCTTTTCTGGTGCCTGATTCTTAATAAGTTTTTCTGTCTAAATGTAGTTTTAATTGATTGTTTTCGCAATTTTATTGTTTTAAATTCAAATTAAATTCAACTATTTCAGTTGAAATGGCTATTATCTATCGCAGCAGTAAATGATCATGAGATCGCATCCATACCAAGTTGATTATCGTAATTGTTAGCACCAAAATGCGCACTTTTTGCCATAATTAAACCTCCAGGCACTTGAGTATCTTTAAAATCTGTGACGAGTTTCTTCTATTTTGGTTTTTATCATTTTCCTCACCCACTGAACATTTGTTCTGTACCTAATTACACCATTTTAGCAATAGAGCGTTCAAGGAAAAAGAATGACTGAAAGAGCAACGATTCATCCCCCACTTAGCAAGCTTGAAGTGGGGGTGTTCTCGCCGAAGATGATAAAAGCCCTGTCTTTTGTTTGGTAGAAGAAGCGGGCAAAGCAGGAGGATGGTTCGCTATTTAAACAAGGTTCTGGCTTGTTTGTGCAACAGCTAGATCAATTTTTGCCTGTTCTTCCAGGTTGTAAGGGTGGTAATATCCCTTTTCCATCATATATTTGCTGATCTGTTCATGGATTGAAATGGCAGCCATCAGCTGTTCACGCAGGGCTGAACGCAATTCAGGTGTTGCGGCTTCCGTAAGCGCAAATGCTGTATTTTTCACACCGGATTTAACAGAAATCAAAAAGTCAGTTGCAATGACCTGATCCGTCATTCCGCTCATTCCCGCAACGTTTTTAAATAATTCATTCATTGTATAATGCCCCCTCCCGGTAAAAATGTTTTTAGCTGCTGAAGGTGCTGCTGGCCCGCTTGTGCGTCTGCTTCAAGCAGGGTTTTTAATTCCGGATCCTGTGCAAGTTTGCTCATCGTCGCTGATTTTGTCGTACAGAGGCTTTTAAAAACGACTAATTCATGCAGTTCCAGAGACTCGTGCTGACCTAAATGATTCCTCACATTTATCACCTCTTCAGTTATTCATACACGCTTCTTATTTTGGCTTTTCATCTGTTCCTTATTCAAACATGCACGAATTGAATGAACCCTCTGAATAAATGAAGAAAATAAAAGGAAAAATGAATGTTGTGACTAACTAAGGGGGTGATAAATATGGACCAAAAAGGACTTGCATTTCATGAAACAATGGAGATCCATGAAATGATTAACTTTAAAACCGTCTGTATGCTGAAATCAAAACTCATGCAGGGGGCGTGCTTTGACAGCGATTTAAAAGCAATGATGGAAAAAGATGCACAGCAGTCGATTCACCAAATGAATGAATTATTAGAGCTTTACAAGGGAGCCAGAGCATTTTAATTTTTGGAGGTGGAAAGTGTGAACGATTATTTAGATCCGATTAATTCAGTAGGGATGCCTGAGCTTGCTGATTCCGGTATTGCATTAGAGTTTTTGCTTTCTGTGAAAAATGGAGTAAGAAACTGCGCGGCTGCGATAACAGAAGCCGCTACCCCAGAAGTCCGCTCTGTCCTTATCAAACATCTGGAGCAAGGCATTGATCTTCATGGTGAAGTAACGGAGCTAATGCTGCATAAAGGCTGGCTCCATCCATATAACGTGGACAAACAGGTTCAAATGGATATCAAATCTGCTGAAACAGCCGTAGATATCGCCCGGCTGCCGCTCTTCCCGACCAATACAAATCGAAAAGGGTTATTTCCAACCCCGCCAAAATAAATATGACCATCGTGGAGGAGGTTTAACAAA from Domibacillus sp. DTU_2020_1001157_1_SI_ALB_TIR_016 encodes:
- a CDS encoding L-dopachrome tautomerase-related protein — encoded protein: MQPILPFEKYFGKLELVYAFYGAMPTGVSVSETGRIFICFPKWGDNVKFTVAEIVEDKLQPYPSLETNMVNLGNITMSFISVQSVVADGRGTLWVLDTAAPNFSEPIKGGAKLVAVDLKTNTIRRVYTFTEDIVLPTTYLNDVRFDFRVGKAGYAYITDSSSKGPGAIIVVDLDNGDAFRRLNGANSTSPDPYLLPKVEGKILMNRNKDGSTSPFRLASDGIAISPDGKILFFCPLTSRHLFSISTEALRDGTIPDMDLLYHVEYWGEKGASDGMITDTKGNIYAGDYENNSIRKILPNGIMETIAHDPRILWPDTFSIGPDQYLYFIVNQLHRQARFHYGKDLRQKPYSLLRMRIDELPAPTFS
- a CDS encoding spore coat protein, translating into MNELFKNVAGMSGMTDQVIATDFLISVKSGVKNTAFALTEAATPELRSALREQLMAAISIHEQISKYMMEKGYYHPYNLEEQAKIDLAVAQTSQNLV
- a CDS encoding spore coat protein, which codes for MDQKGLAFHETMEIHEMINFKTVCMLKSKLMQGACFDSDLKAMMEKDAQQSIHQMNELLELYKGARAF
- a CDS encoding spore coat protein; translated protein: MNDYLDPINSVGMPELADSGIALEFLLSVKNGVRNCAAAITEAATPEVRSVLIKHLEQGIDLHGEVTELMLHKGWLHPYNVDKQVQMDIKSAETAVDIARLPLFPTNTNRKGLFPTPPK